A single Vulcanisaeta distributa DSM 14429 DNA region contains:
- a CDS encoding potassium channel family protein, which yields MKLAIIVGANNVSVNVAKALMDKYDVVIVDSNDEACSRVFKMLKSSALVYRGDPSSEDVLNEVGIDKAELFLALSDNDELNYKACNIARSKGVPLIIARVNNRDNVDLFRELNINTIVVEDLVSRNIETLIMSDSARSVFTDPSTNLTFVVVRVNTDSQLIGKRISEVSNGYGVAIPYVVTPNGITKVGGDYVIEGNDELVIAGPSENVNKLINELSG from the coding sequence TTGAAGCTTGCCATAATAGTTGGGGCAAATAACGTGAGTGTTAACGTGGCTAAGGCACTCATGGATAAGTATGATGTAGTGATTGTTGATTCAAATGACGAGGCGTGCTCTAGGGTCTTCAAGATGCTTAAGTCGTCGGCGCTTGTTTACAGGGGCGATCCAAGCAGCGAGGATGTACTTAATGAGGTGGGTATTGATAAGGCTGAGTTATTTCTGGCGTTGTCCGATAATGATGAATTGAATTATAAGGCATGTAACATAGCCAGGAGTAAGGGGGTACCGTTAATAATCGCTAGGGTTAATAATAGGGATAACGTGGATTTGTTTAGGGAATTGAACATTAATACCATAGTCGTTGAAGACCTAGTGTCAAGGAACATAGAGACCCTAATAATGAGTGATTCAGCCAGGTCAGTATTCACAGACCCATCAACAAACCTAACATTTGTAGTGGTGAGGGTTAATACTGACTCGCAACTAATAGGTAAGCGCATTAGTGAGGTAAGTAATGGTTATGGCGTGGCAATACCATATGTGGTTACACCAAATGGCATCACTAAGGTAGGTGGTGACTACGTAATAGAGGGTAATGACGAGTTGGTCATTGCGGGTCCATCAGAGAACGTGAATAAACTAATTAACGAACTAAGTGGGTAA